In one Thioclava sp. ES.031 genomic region, the following are encoded:
- a CDS encoding HlyD family type I secretion periplasmic adaptor subunit: MSKSSDFANSRLLLAAGFGAITLLVGGMGAWSVGAKINGAVVSRGVVKVESERQVIQHPDGGVVGEILAHNGDQVHAGDVLLRLDGTFLRSELAIVQAQLLEIAVRKARLAAERDDLAKVDFTVLPDFPMLDPEQVAQQREGQSNLFAARQATMAKKINQLREQQQQIEKQIEGVEAQRVSLMEQLDLVSQELEDKQSLYERKLMEASRVLATQREHAKLTGEIGRLNSVIAEARVRISSLEIEVVGLSEDRREAAITQLRDLQYNEISLVERETTLREKLARLDVRAPVDGVVFGSQVFALQSVIQPAQPMMFLVPSDQPLYVSVRVDPTSIDQVYSGQQVSLQFSTFNRRTTPAIPAEVLRVSPDVQTDEANRETYYEATVEPDPEALAALPEVKLMPGMPVEAFLKTDARTPLSYLTQPLTIYFNRAFRGE; the protein is encoded by the coding sequence ATGAGCAAATCCTCCGATTTCGCAAATAGCCGACTTCTGCTCGCCGCAGGCTTCGGCGCGATCACCCTCCTCGTCGGCGGCATGGGCGCCTGGAGCGTCGGCGCGAAGATCAACGGCGCGGTCGTGTCGCGCGGCGTGGTCAAGGTCGAGAGCGAACGGCAGGTGATCCAGCACCCCGACGGCGGCGTCGTGGGCGAAATCCTCGCCCATAACGGCGATCAGGTGCATGCGGGCGACGTGCTGCTGCGCCTCGACGGGACCTTCCTGCGCTCGGAGCTCGCGATCGTGCAGGCGCAGCTTCTGGAGATCGCGGTGCGCAAGGCCCGGCTGGCCGCCGAGCGCGACGATCTGGCAAAGGTCGATTTCACCGTATTGCCCGACTTCCCGATGCTCGATCCCGAACAGGTCGCCCAGCAACGCGAGGGCCAGAGCAACCTCTTTGCCGCGCGTCAGGCGACGATGGCCAAGAAGATCAACCAGCTGCGCGAACAACAGCAGCAGATCGAAAAGCAGATCGAAGGCGTCGAGGCGCAGCGCGTCTCGCTGATGGAGCAGCTCGACCTCGTGTCGCAGGAGCTGGAGGACAAGCAAAGCCTCTATGAGCGCAAGCTGATGGAAGCCTCGCGCGTCCTCGCCACTCAGCGCGAACACGCCAAGCTGACCGGCGAGATCGGGCGGCTGAACTCGGTCATCGCGGAGGCCCGCGTGCGGATCTCCTCGCTCGAGATCGAGGTGGTGGGCCTGTCCGAAGATCGCCGCGAGGCCGCGATCACCCAGCTGCGCGACCTGCAATATAACGAGATTTCGCTGGTCGAACGCGAGACCACCCTGCGCGAGAAGCTCGCGCGGCTCGACGTGCGCGCGCCGGTCGATGGCGTGGTGTTCGGCTCGCAGGTCTTCGCGCTGCAATCGGTCATCCAGCCCGCCCAGCCGATGATGTTCCTCGTGCCCAGCGATCAGCCGCTTTACGTCTCGGTCCGCGTCGATCCGACGAGCATCGATCAGGTCTATTCCGGCCAGCAGGTCTCGCTGCAATTCTCGACCTTCAATCGCCGCACCACGCCCGCGATCCCGGCCGAGGTGCTGCGGGTCTCGCCCGACGTGCAGACCGACGAGGCGAACCGCGAGACCTATTACGAGGCGACGGTGGAGCCCGACCCGGAAGCGCTGGCCGCCCTGCCCGAGGTCAAGCTGATGCCCGGCATGCCGGTGGAGGCCTTCCTCAAGACCGATGCGCGCACGCCGCTGTCCTACCTGACCCAGCCGTTGACGATCTATTTCAACCGCGCCTTCCGGGGGGAATGA
- a CDS encoding calcium-binding protein: protein MATQIDPSNVDDWDEPLNTDPMFRSSHVFSTADITVTFDGMTVGAAEDPLAYFDTTGTNGTKETKEGVTLYPIESEFGYNVADFQDATQKVIDPENPDYAEGWAGDVYDGEGNQLGLVISDAPTDTFKTPALYGTWLAGLGGNTVKASTEHYVVMQNILSDQKFPGDPDALYPLDDELRVVSSSDAALNGRLVSDVITELEALPNMEGDKNGDGVIDIKDVLAPNETEITENIAVSSDYSVTVKDDGKLLYRWGNTIKKPNDVRLEATMDLPDEWSEYNPYTSLRNIYHVTEAELVVHHTITNNPNDQVRPEDFENEAAIGTLPTYYIDPAYNDDGLGPREVWLTTDAYYAGDGTLYPADTILRDEYLADQWDASDLAAIGAEDGAEGFTNAWYTTMDREPFEPVLNEDGTEYADSGPRWRLQPDKYGQDLPSVVIPDDPSDQPPPTNDEVKYEVGAETQTVLNLLDWGYPAQPLSVSAGWQDKPGDVSVNGMNYSDGFDMAVYIKGDIKPATVYSAELLMDYELVTPYAVEADVVGTDGNDFLVGIGSNAFTGGAGTDLFVLSYGSSVEGVPLTASTISDFEVGTDAIGLIGLGVSDTNFADNISQVVNGTNLEIYLDTDGAEAGADPVLIATLTDVAGDLGPSQGLVMEEDFLLANPGAGDAPVSEAPIEGTSGNDHLTGTLGDDEILGLAGNDTIYGLSGDDTIDGGAGFDLLYGGVGADTFVFADGTNVDMVYDFDLGVDSIQLSGFVEGDVSVSEYGSIGTLLTAGDDYMILRGVDVADFNAEPDVFIPDNTLMA from the coding sequence ATGGCGACACAGATTGACCCAAGCAATGTCGACGACTGGGACGAGCCGCTGAACACAGATCCGATGTTCCGCTCGTCGCATGTTTTCAGCACGGCGGATATTACGGTGACCTTCGACGGGATGACGGTCGGCGCGGCGGAGGATCCGCTGGCTTACTTCGATACAACCGGAACGAATGGTACGAAGGAAACCAAGGAAGGAGTGACGCTCTATCCGATCGAGAGCGAGTTCGGTTATAACGTCGCCGATTTCCAAGACGCGACCCAAAAGGTCATCGATCCCGAAAATCCTGACTATGCCGAAGGCTGGGCTGGCGATGTCTACGACGGCGAGGGTAATCAGCTTGGCCTCGTGATCTCCGACGCGCCGACCGACACGTTCAAGACGCCGGCGCTCTACGGTACGTGGCTCGCGGGTCTGGGCGGCAACACGGTGAAGGCCTCGACCGAGCATTACGTCGTGATGCAGAACATCCTGTCGGATCAGAAATTCCCCGGGGATCCAGACGCGCTCTATCCGCTCGACGACGAGCTTCGGGTTGTCAGCAGCAGCGATGCGGCGCTGAACGGCAGGCTGGTCTCCGATGTGATCACCGAACTTGAAGCGCTGCCTAACATGGAGGGCGACAAAAACGGCGATGGTGTCATCGACATCAAGGATGTTCTCGCCCCCAACGAGACCGAGATCACCGAAAATATCGCGGTCAGCAGCGATTATTCGGTGACGGTGAAGGATGACGGCAAGCTGCTCTATCGCTGGGGTAACACGATCAAGAAGCCCAATGATGTGCGTCTTGAAGCGACGATGGACCTGCCCGACGAGTGGAGCGAGTACAACCCCTATACCTCGCTGCGCAACATCTACCACGTGACCGAGGCTGAGCTGGTCGTGCACCACACGATCACCAACAACCCCAACGATCAGGTGCGCCCCGAAGATTTCGAGAACGAGGCCGCGATCGGCACGTTGCCGACCTATTACATTGATCCGGCCTATAACGACGATGGGCTTGGGCCGCGCGAGGTCTGGCTGACGACGGATGCCTATTACGCGGGTGACGGCACGCTTTATCCCGCAGACACGATCCTGCGCGATGAGTATCTCGCCGATCAATGGGATGCGAGCGATCTTGCGGCGATTGGCGCGGAAGACGGGGCCGAGGGCTTCACCAATGCGTGGTACACCACGATGGATCGCGAGCCTTTCGAGCCGGTCCTGAACGAGGATGGCACGGAATATGCCGATAGCGGCCCGCGCTGGCGTCTGCAGCCCGACAAATATGGCCAGGATCTGCCCTCGGTGGTTATTCCCGACGATCCGAGCGACCAGCCGCCGCCCACCAATGACGAGGTGAAATACGAGGTCGGCGCAGAGACCCAGACGGTTCTGAACCTGCTCGACTGGGGCTATCCCGCCCAGCCGCTCTCGGTTAGCGCGGGTTGGCAGGACAAGCCCGGCGATGTCTCGGTCAACGGGATGAACTATTCCGACGGCTTCGATATGGCGGTCTATATCAAGGGCGATATCAAACCCGCGACGGTCTACAGCGCCGAGCTGCTGATGGATTATGAGCTGGTCACGCCCTACGCGGTCGAGGCCGATGTCGTCGGCACGGACGGGAATGATTTCCTTGTCGGGATCGGTTCGAACGCCTTCACGGGCGGCGCGGGCACCGATCTCTTCGTGCTCAGCTACGGCTCCTCGGTGGAGGGCGTGCCGCTGACCGCAAGCACCATCAGCGATTTCGAAGTCGGCACCGATGCGATCGGCCTGATCGGTCTGGGCGTCTCGGACACGAATTTCGCCGACAACATCTCGCAAGTGGTGAACGGGACCAATCTTGAAATCTACCTCGACACGGATGGGGCTGAAGCCGGCGCCGACCCGGTTCTGATCGCGACGCTGACCGACGTGGCGGGCGATCTCGGGCCGAGCCAGGGGCTCGTCATGGAGGAAGACTTCCTTCTGGCCAACCCGGGTGCGGGCGATGCGCCGGTGTCCGAGGCGCCGATCGAAGGCACCAGCGGCAACGATCACCTGACGGGGACCCTCGGGGACGATGAGATCCTCGGTCTCGCCGGGAACGATACGATCTACGGCCTGTCGGGTGACGACACGATCGACGGCGGGGCAGGGTTCGACCTGCTCTATGGCGGGGTCGGCGCGGACACGTTCGTCTTCGCCGACGGCACGAATGTCGACATGGTCTACGACTTCGACCTCGGCGTCGACTCGATCCAGCTCTCCGGCTTTGTCGAAGGCGATGTTTCGGTGTCCGAATACGGGTCGATCGGGACGCTTCTCACGGCAGGGGATGACTACATGATCCTCCGCGGCGTGGACGTGGCGGACTTCAACGCCGAACCTGACGTCTTCATCCCTGACAACACTTTGATGGCCTGA
- a CDS encoding type I secretion system permease/ATPase, with protein MRRAFSGSRGLIGSAVLFSFFTNLLLLTGPLFMLQVYDRVIGSRSEETLVALFGLVVFLYLFYTILEFVRARVMARVGARLHANLSDRVFRASLERAALGRTDKGASALQDLDAVKTVFASPVLLSLLDIPWTPVFAAAIFIFHPLLGWLALAGGALLVVTSLLNHWITQTRLTEAQGTSFAGNQIARQVEDGADYLWAQGMGETMRARWQDTQTEGQRKMLRAADWTGAFGAFSKGFRMLLQSAVLAVGAWLVLNHEMTAGAIIAGSVLLGRALAPVEQVLGQWTLLHRARNGWASLRAFLGSVPEPRQPTELPAPTGNLSVRGVSVSRKRGERPILFNVSFDVAPGEAIGVIGKSGSGKTTLARALVGLVSPTAGEVRLAAAKLDQYSPERLGQFIGYLPQVVKTFDGTIAENIAQMAQSPDAERVVAAAKKAHIHEIILQLPKGYDTQISARDAQLSGGQRQRLGLARALYNDPVLLVLDEPNSALDSEGSEALNAVVKAMTEEGKSVVLMTHRTNAIKACSRLVILESGQITAQGPRDEVIQSMIKNAQDVQRILTMRAEK; from the coding sequence ATGCGGCGCGCTTTTTCCGGGAGCCGTGGGCTGATCGGCTCGGCTGTTCTGTTCAGCTTTTTCACCAATCTTTTGCTGCTGACCGGGCCGCTTTTCATGCTGCAGGTCTATGACCGGGTAATCGGTTCGCGCTCTGAAGAGACGCTGGTCGCGCTGTTCGGCCTCGTGGTGTTCCTCTACCTGTTCTACACCATTCTGGAATTCGTCCGCGCCCGCGTGATGGCGCGGGTCGGGGCACGGCTTCATGCCAATCTCTCCGACCGGGTCTTCCGCGCCTCGCTGGAGCGCGCAGCGCTCGGGCGCACCGACAAGGGCGCGAGCGCGTTGCAGGACCTCGATGCGGTGAAGACCGTCTTCGCCTCGCCGGTGCTGCTGTCGCTCTTGGACATCCCGTGGACGCCGGTCTTCGCCGCCGCGATCTTCATCTTCCACCCGCTTCTGGGCTGGCTGGCGCTGGCGGGCGGTGCGCTTTTGGTCGTGACCTCGCTGCTCAACCACTGGATCACCCAGACTCGCCTGACCGAGGCGCAGGGCACCTCTTTCGCGGGCAACCAAATCGCGCGGCAGGTCGAGGACGGGGCCGATTACCTCTGGGCGCAGGGCATGGGAGAGACCATGCGCGCGCGCTGGCAGGACACCCAGACCGAGGGCCAGCGCAAGATGCTGCGCGCGGCCGACTGGACCGGCGCGTTCGGCGCCTTCTCCAAAGGCTTCCGGATGCTGCTGCAATCGGCGGTGCTCGCCGTGGGCGCGTGGCTGGTGCTCAATCACGAAATGACGGCGGGCGCGATCATCGCGGGCTCGGTCCTGCTGGGCCGTGCGCTGGCCCCGGTCGAGCAGGTGCTGGGCCAATGGACGCTGCTGCACCGCGCGCGCAACGGCTGGGCCTCGCTGCGGGCGTTTCTGGGCTCCGTGCCCGAACCGCGCCAACCGACCGAACTGCCCGCCCCGACCGGCAATCTCTCGGTGCGCGGCGTCTCGGTCTCGCGCAAGCGCGGCGAACGTCCGATCCTGTTCAATGTCAGCTTCGATGTCGCGCCGGGTGAAGCCATCGGCGTGATCGGCAAGAGCGGCTCGGGCAAGACGACGCTGGCGCGGGCGCTGGTGGGTCTCGTCTCGCCCACCGCGGGCGAGGTGCGCCTCGCCGCCGCCAAGCTCGACCAATACAGCCCCGAGCGGCTGGGCCAGTTCATCGGCTACCTGCCGCAGGTGGTGAAGACCTTCGATGGCACGATCGCCGAGAACATCGCGCAGATGGCGCAATCGCCGGATGCCGAGCGGGTCGTGGCCGCCGCCAAGAAAGCGCATATCCACGAGATCATCCTGCAACTGCCCAAGGGCTATGACACCCAGATCAGCGCGCGCGACGCGCAGCTCTCGGGCGGCCAGCGCCAGCGACTGGGTCTGGCCCGTGCGCTCTACAACGATCCGGTGCTTCTGGTGCTCGACGAGCCGAACTCGGCGCTCGATTCCGAGGGCTCCGAGGCGCTGAACGCCGTGGTGAAGGCGATGACCGAGGAAGGCAAATCGGTCGTGCTGATGACCCACCGCACCAACGCGATCAAAGCCTGCTCGCGCCTCGTGATCCTCGAAAGCGGTCAGATCACCGCGCAGGGGCCACGCGACGAGGTCATCCAGTCGATGATCAAGAACGCGCAGGACGTGCAACGCATTCTGACGATGAGGGCCGAGAAATGA